From the Tigriopus californicus strain San Diego chromosome 4, Tcal_SD_v2.1, whole genome shotgun sequence genome, the window TCATCGGCGCAATTGGTGTCCTTTGCTGCCATTAAAGACGCCATCGAAGACTTAGCGTTATTGCCAGCCAACAGTATGTGGATCTCGTTTGCGGGTGGAGTTCTTTCCGGATTTGTGGTCATCGGGGTGGGTACACCGTTTGACGTGACCTCGGTCCGATTATCCAATCAATCGGTGGACGACAAAGGTCGAGGGAAAACCTACAAGAGTTACACGGATTGCTTTATCAAAGTCTTAAAGCACGAAGGCATCCGAGGGCTTTACAAAGGCGCCATTCCCGCCTATGTACGGAAGGGCCCCCATAACCTTATTCAGTTATTCATATGGGATTATCTGCGGGTTGTGAGCAGAAAAGTGTTACCTGAAGAAGCCAAATAGCCGATGCTAAAGGCTTGTTTGTTATTATTGTAGTGCCAAATCGTGATAATAAAGTTCTAGCTGAATGtagtttcatgagaataatccCCAAGCCCCCACAGACTGATTATTTTCGTCCTTACAGGTTCGTTGAGAATGGCTGAGAGGTTCAATGACCAAAATTACAGCAAACTCCGAAAGCATCACCAGGATTTGGGTTTGCCATGGTCTGATCCCATTTTCCCTGCCAATGAGAGCTCGATCGGTctagaaaaggccaaagaatTGCCTAGGAACATCGAATGGAAGCGACCGCACGTAAGAAAACGGATCAATCAATTCCATTTGAAGAAGTGATTTCCAGCCACGTTCAACGTTGCAGGAGATTACCAAACAGCCTAGTTTATTCGTGGATGGAGCCTCTGGTCACGATGCCACCCAGGGTAGATTGGGAAACTGTTGGTTTGTGGCAGCCTGTTCAGTTTTGGCTGGCAAAAAGCCCTTATGGGAACGAGTGATACCCGATTGGAAGGATCAAGAATGGTCCGAAGACAATGAATACTCCGGGATCTTTCGCTTTCAATTTTGGCGTTTTGGGAAATGGGTGGAAGTTTGTGTGGATGATCAGCTCCCCACTTACAATGGAGAGCTTTTGTTTTCCCATTCGAAAGACAACAATGAGTTCTGGGGAGCACTGTTAGAAAAGGCTTACGCCAAGTGAGTATATTATTTAAAAACATGCTTCTATACAACTGCCTTACTAAATTCCGAATCCTTAAGATTACACGGAACATATGAGGTTCTGGATGGAGGAAACCTTTCCGACGCTTTGGTGGATTTTACGAGTGGCGTGTCTGAAGTCATTGAGATTGATAGTGAAGTCAATGGATATCGAACAgatgactttgaaaagaagaagtgCTTTTTCAAGTCACTTATCACGGAAATGGAAGACCACGCTCTTATGTGTTGTGCGGTCAAGGCTACCTCGTCTGccgaaatggaacaaaggacAGACCTGGGGTTGGTCAAGGGTCATGCTTACGGTATTACGGCCTTGAAGAAAGTTCCTTTGGGAGGAACCAATCTTTCTAACCTGTTCAAGTGAGTTCTTGAACCATGTTTCAGTAGGGTGGAACGGAATTGACGATGTTCATTTTTAGGGGAAGAGAAAAGTTGTACTTGATACGCCTGCAAAATCCTTGGGGCCAAAAAGAGTGGACTGGTCCTTTTGGTGATAAGTAAGGATTGACTAATATGATCGTTAAATAATAAAAGCCTAACATTAATGTGTGCCGTTTGGTGATGGATTGGCAAAATTCAACCCATTTGAAAATCGTGTGAACCAACACTTCCATGCCATTTATTATACATTAATCACGCTGCAGTGAGCTAACAAGTTTTAATTTCACTTTAACCACTTACAAACATAAAATTCCATCCTTTCATCACCAAATGATCCACAGAGATGCTGGCGGCGCTCACTCGGATTATCTGTACTCTTGCTACTCCCTCATCCGACTACTTTCTAGATCTCCGGAATGGTCCAATATCTCTGaaaaagaacgagagaaaCTTGGACTGACCTTCGACGATGATGGAGAGTTTTGGTGAGTACATTTCAATAGCTCATCAAGGTGAAGAGTGCCTTGATTTACTGTCATTACCCCGTAGGATGCCGTTTGATGATTTTCTTCACCAATTCACGGATATGTCCATTTGTCGGGTGATCAACACTTCCGTATTTTCCTTCTCCAAAACATGGTGTGAAGAGCAATTGTTCGATTCCTGGAAGAAAAGCGATATCGAGGATCGCGCAGGAGGATGCCTAAACCATCCAGAGACCTTCTTGAACAATCCGCAGTATCGCTTTGATAtctccaaagaagaagacgagatAATTGTGCAACTCTCCCAAGAGGATTGCCGAGACAAATTGGTCGAAAAGCGTAAGCTCTTGGTGATTGGCTTTCATATAATGAAAGTGGAAGAGAATCGCAAGTACCGAGTCCACAAGACTCAAGAGGGAATTTGTAATTCTGATTACATCCTGTCCAAGCACATATTCCTTAAGACGACCCTTAAAAAAGGCCGCTACGTCATCATTCCAACCACCCTAAATCCCGGGGAATCCAGGAACTTTCTTCTCAGGATCTTCACGGATTCTGACGCTAATGTTCAGAAACTGGAGAAGCATTTCCCCGTCCCCGCTTGGTGGAAATGTTGTGCCAGTCCACCCACGCTTTTAACCAAAGTGACGGTGAAAGGAGCTTCTGGTTTGCAGAATAGCGACACTTTCTCACGTAAGTGGCATTTTACACCATCAGTATTTTTCTTGTATAAATTCTGCTGAGTTCAATGGAATCCATCTTTTTTCGCTGTCCACAGTGGTTTAAATGCCTTTTTTAAGTTccactttttattttttttatgaatttttcaaaaagaaaaatccacACCTACAAACATTTTCGACCATTTTTTGGAAACTATTAACGgaattttggaacacatttagGTAACACTTGAATCGCTACTAGCATGTacccaaacgaaatggggaatAGGCACTGTAGTTTGCTAAATAATCTACTCGTGACAGGCCATGAACGTAacttcttttccggacattatgtgacctgggtcactaatGATACACAAGATTTGGATAGTACTtgccaaaaatacatttcgCTTAAAAAATGACCCGGTTGTACCTGAACTCAAATTCCCAGACAACTaatacaaattttcaatgacacaAAACTAAAACACTACTTAGATGTAACCGGgacattttggagctaaaagaCTTGAAACCAGAACATTAATTCTGAAGTAGTTGAAGAGATCAGGAGCCAATTTGTATTGTAAGTGTGTTCCAAATTCCATCGcaggtttttgaaaacaattcatcTGAGTTAGAAATCCATTAAGCAATGCAAACAAAGTTCTTCCCTATAGTCTTGTGAGCTTAAAAATGCCTAGATGGGTTTGGATGTTTCCTTAAAAAGTTGTAAACCTTTTTGAACCACCGTATGACCTGATCAAAGCAATTGGTCGAGTTGATTCTGGTGATTTttattattgctttttttccagAATCAGACCCGTATTGCATAGTCAATTGTGAGGGTAAGAAAGTGAGGAGTCTTGTTCGAACCGACGATTTGTCTCCTGAATGGAACTGTAAAGCcatcttttttcgaaaaaatccCGAAAAGCctatcaaaattcaaatatgGAATCATAACCTGGTCATGGACTCGTTCATGGGACAAGCCTTGGCCCTAGCCCCGAATTCGGAACCTTCCACGTTAGTTCTAAATCTTACAGGCAAAGGAAGTAAAAATAGTGAGATCTTACCGGGTCATGTCACTGTCGAGGTGGAAACATATGATGACCTAAAAACGCTTTAAAGCTTGAAAAGACAAAGTTAATCAAACAGAgaggcctttaattttttctGGACAcaccttgaaaaaatatgtaatcGTGGTGCTTTTGGCAACAAATTCTTCCAAATGAGTGATTCAATTCGTGCCATGACCAGCAAAATTGTAAAGATGTTTGTATTTTTTATTCGTTATACAACTCAAAGAAGAGAAggcacaaaaaatatataaagaaTATGTATGTATAAAAAACggtcaaaaaataaatagatTAAATACAATTTCAGGCAAAAGTAAAGACGTGACTTATTAGGGGAGATGTGTTCTAAGATTATGCGCTTTTTTTACATCAATTGATGATgacaaaccatttttttgaggTGGTTGCATATGGCTTGATTGGTGATCGATTGGTATTATGCGTGTTTCGTGGAGAATTTTCAAGAGTATATTCAGTTTTGTCGGTGAGTGGTGATGTGCTTGATCATGTGAGCCTGAAAAAACACCCAAAATGCGTCAAGTAAAAGAAAGGCTCACTCAACCTCGAAAggcaaattttgttttgactcTCTCGTTGATGTCAACAACTCACCTTTTGTCTAAAGCTCCTGTTGCAAATATTGCAAGTGAATGGTTTCTCTCCAGTGTGAATTTTGAGATGTTGCTTGAAATTAAATCTTTTGCTGTTGATGAGGAGCCCGCACACGGGACAGCATTTGTCATCGCTCCAGTGATCATTCATGTGCAAGTTGAAGTTATCCAAGCCGTCCAATCTAACGTTGCACTTGATGCAGTCCACGGGCCAGTAATCGTTCTGGATCTTGACCTCGTATTCGCTGACCTGTGTCGAGGTTCCAGGCGTAGAGTCGTTGGAAGCATGATCAGAATCTGACAGCTTTC encodes:
- the LOC131878782 gene encoding calpain-5-like isoform X2, with the protein product MAERFNDQNYSKLRKHHQDLGLPWSDPIFPANESSIGLEKAKELPRNIEWKRPHEITKQPSLFVDGASGHDATQGRLGNCWFVAACSVLAGKKPLWERVIPDWKDQEWSEDNEYSGIFRFQFWRFGKWVEVCVDDQLPTYNGELLFSHSKDNNEFWGALLEKAYAKLHGTYEVLDGGNLSDALVDFTSGVSEVIEIDSEVNGYRTDDFEKKKCFFKSLITEMEDHALMCCAVKATSSAEMEQRTDLGLVKGHAYGITALKKVPLGGTNLSNLFKGREKLYLIRLQNPWGQKEWTGPFGDKSPEWSNISEKEREKLGLTFDDDGEFWMPFDDFLHQFTDMSICRVINTSVFSFSKTWCEEQLFDSWKKSDIEDRAGGCLNHPETFLNNPQYRFDISKEEDEIIVQLSQEDCRDKLVEKRKLLVIGFHIMKVEENRKYRVHKTQEGICNSDYILSKHIFLKTTLKKGRYVIIPTTLNPGESRNFLLRIFTDSDANVQKLEKHFPVPAWWKCCASPPTLLTKVTVKGASGLQNSDTFSQSDPYCIVNCEGKKVRSLVRTDDLSPEWNCKAIFFRKNPEKPIKIQIWNHNLVMDSFMGQALALAPNSEPSTLVLNLTGKGSKNSEILPGHVTVEVETYDDLKTL
- the LOC131878782 gene encoding calpain-5-like isoform X1, which encodes MAERFNDQNYSKLRKHHQDLGLPWSDPIFPANESSIGLEKAKELPRNIEWKRPHEITKQPSLFVDGASGHDATQGRLGNCWFVAACSVLAGKKPLWERVIPDWKDQEWSEDNEYSGIFRFQFWRFGKWVEVCVDDQLPTYNGELLFSHSKDNNEFWGALLEKAYAKLHGTYEVLDGGNLSDALVDFTSGVSEVIEIDSEVNGYRTDDFEKKKCFFKSLITEMEDHALMCCAVKATSSAEMEQRTDLGLVKGHAYGITALKKVPLGGTNLSNLFKGREKLYLIRLQNPWGQKEWTGPFGDKDAGGAHSDYLYSCYSLIRLLSRSPEWSNISEKEREKLGLTFDDDGEFWMPFDDFLHQFTDMSICRVINTSVFSFSKTWCEEQLFDSWKKSDIEDRAGGCLNHPETFLNNPQYRFDISKEEDEIIVQLSQEDCRDKLVEKRKLLVIGFHIMKVEENRKYRVHKTQEGICNSDYILSKHIFLKTTLKKGRYVIIPTTLNPGESRNFLLRIFTDSDANVQKLEKHFPVPAWWKCCASPPTLLTKVTVKGASGLQNSDTFSQSDPYCIVNCEGKKVRSLVRTDDLSPEWNCKAIFFRKNPEKPIKIQIWNHNLVMDSFMGQALALAPNSEPSTLVLNLTGKGSKNSEILPGHVTVEVETYDDLKTL